CCATTGACTTCTTGGCTGCTTCTTCGCTGTAACACAGGATTCAAACCAAAAGATTAGTTCAGTTATAACCACCTCAGAAGCTAAGTTATACACCCAAAAATCTTCAATGCAACCACTCTTTTACCTTCCAAGCACCGATTTCAGTATTGCAAAATGTGACTGTTTCACCAACTTAGCATCCTTATGTTTCCTTTCCCccaagtaaaatatataaacctaTTATTATCAGAAAGATAATGTATACATGAggaattacaacaaaaaaaaagttcctcATGTATCTAAAACAATTTGACTACATACCGGGAACTCGGGGACAAATGGTGGCACAGGTTTATCTGCAAGATAATCATCGCCCTCTAGAGGAGCAGCCTCTGGAGAGAAGGCGAACATTGATGCCTGAGGAGGATCAGCCTCGTGGGGTGTTGTTCCAGAGCTAAGCTTTCCATTTGTTATAAACACAAACCCAAATGCTATAGCAGCAAAACACAACCTAAAAGAACTATCCATTTTCAAAGTTCTCTTCATTTTCCAACGAAAGTGTTTATTTTCCGGGATTTCCCTTGTGTTTTTATAGATAGATCCCCATTGTTTTAAACTAAACTGTTAAAAAAACTCTGGCTCCATAAATTAACAGAATAACCAATTAACACACATACTGATTGTATCTTGCACTAAATAAACGTCGTACCTACTAACAAGCACAATGAAAATGGGTGTTATTGGCATATGACAGTAAGGCACAAGCTAAATTTAGAGTATAATTATGATAACTACGGGTACAATAGattcaaaaatcttaaattgAAATGTAAATATGACATATGCGTTGGAGTGACAGACAGGAAACATCAGAACACAATTTTCTATTTTGgtgaaatgaaaattaaatgtTGATAGATAAGAATGGCACCTAGTTAAATTAGGCCACTGGTTATGGTTGGTAGAACTTTatgattctatatatatatcaaaagataTTACAGAGAAGTTTTAACCAAAATAGTAAAACGCATGgttaaaaattgatgttttggatTCACAGCTTAAAGGATACTGAACTGCTTATTTTATTGCTCAagacaaacaagaacaaaaaacccTTGTGCATTACTTTACTCGGTAGTATACATTATAAGAGACTTAACCAAGACATTATAAGATCAGTGATCACATTATTCTCATAAACATTTGCTTTCTTACAGCATTAAAGAAGCACAAAACATCAGACACATACGACATAATTCATAAGAATTCACACAGCTTTAGACGTAATGAAAGAGCTACTGCTTTAAAACAAGAAGTAGGAGGAACCGAGAACAGATTGGTGATCTTTACCCAGATGACGACCACGGAGACACTCGAGATCCATAATCTGAGAATGATCCACGTAGAGATTCACCTGAAAACCAAAGACGAAGAGACAGGAATCTTGTGAGGGTAACCAATCAAACAGaaggtaaaattttaaaaaaataagtagaGAGGAGAATCAGCAAATACATTTGGACCATAACGTTTGATGAACCACTCAGCCAACTTCGCATCAGATGCTTCAAACATAGTCTTCTCTATACCCAAACGCCCTATGACTTTAGCAATTATGTCTGCTCGAAGAGAATCTGCGTATTTGCAGACATCATCTGCATCAATCATAATCGTGTCTGCCCCGGCTTCTAAACACCTTTCAGCCTTTCTGATCAAGAGATCTATGTCCTCAACAAACTCTGTGAAAACAAAGTACTTCTCTCAGTAAGCATGTAAATCTAAAAAAACTCTCAGTCTCTCACTGCTCATCCAACGAGTTTCTTACCGGTTGATCGAGGTTCTGGAACAACATAAGATCCAAATGCTCTATTCCTACCAGGAATATCAGACTTGTTGAATTTCACAGCAAACAATGGTTTAGCTCTGAGACCACCACTCTTAATCAGACGTACATATCGCAGAAGAGTTTCTTCAGGAACTTCAAGCAAATTTGCATTCAGCTCAATAGTATCAAACCCCAACTGCTTACACTCCTgctccaaacaaaaaaacacaattaaccTCATAAAAACCTAATTCTTCTCATCTTCCACAAACATCTTTACCTCCACATAGTCTTTGAAAGCTGAAGGACCACCACTCCGAAGCATATGTTCAGCCCAATCCCCAGTACTAACATACACACCGTGTTCATGAGCCGTTTCAATAGCTTGTTTGATGAATGATTTTGGAATTAAACTGTTGGATCCTCCCGAGAACTTTAATCCATCAACAAATTGTCCCATCGATTCAAATATTTCCTAAATCAACACGATTAACCAACCGTAAGAGCCTAATCAAGTCAAAGCCTAAAATCATGACCGGAATAATTAAAACGGTAAGGTACCTGAAGAAGGTTCTGGCTGAGAACGGAGTAACGAGGACCTCGAATCTCCGTTACACCGTAACGGCGAGGCTTCTCCGGCCGATCTTCGTTCTCTTCGAAACTCTTCCATCTGTAGTACGCCGCCATTTtctctgttctcttcttcttcttcctgagaATTCGAACTCTCGAAGAATCGAACATTACtcgaattttcttttttaaaagacACAAAATAAGCAAGTCGAAGAGTGGAGCTGCTTCTAGAGAAATATGCCACGTCATTACCGCCTCTCCACGTCACTCTTCTTAACGTCGCCACGTCATTAACGAAACAAAGAATGGGAAACGCAAATTTTAAGGAAATTGAAACTTTTGTTATATGACAGCGTTTCAAACCGCAAACGtttctcatcttctttgctTGGCTGCTCTGTCCAAGAATACGAATATTAGAAAGGTTATATAACATGGAAGGGGAAGGATAAAGAATACTATACAAATTAAGCAATTAGCTACAAATAGAAAAAGTGCCCGTtggtatttttctttaattccaCTGAAATACAGTATGATTTTGCTAATGTATAATATTAAGTTTGATTATTGCATTATTTGTCCTTCAAAATGTTGTTAAAGTTAAATGTCTCTGATGAATAAAAGAGAGCTTTGCATGAAGGATCACAGCTAAACTTTTATTCTCTTTAACATGATCTTTAGTAAAAATGCAAAGAGAAGGAGACTTATATCTTTAACTTTATTCCTATTCCATCCAACGAAGAGAGTCTCTCTTAAAGCTTACAATTCTAATTGCCTATAAATATACAAGAACAAGTTATTACTTGAACAAATAGTCATTGCTGCTTTCTTTGTTTGCTTGTAAGAACTTGTTTCACTGGCAATGGCAAGGAATGTAGGGTTCTTCATCTGTATCTTGATCCTAGCCATGGATGTTTCAGCAGGAATTCTCGGCATTGAAGCTGAAATAGCTCAGAACAAGGtacattacacacacacacatccaCAAGACTGATCAGAGTTGCGGATTTTACTAACTTGTTTGCTTTTGGGGTGTAGGTCAAGCATTTGAAGATGTGGATTTTCGAGTGTAGAGACCCGAGTTACACAGCCTTCAAGTATGGTTTAGCTGCCTGCATCCTTTTGGCGTTAGCCCATGTAACTGCTAACTTGCTTGGTGGGTGTTTATGTGTTGTCTCAAGACAAGACCTTGAGAAGTCCTCTGCGAATAAACAGCTCGCCGTGGCTTCTCTGATATTCTCCTGGTAAGTCAAAAACACCACATAAACAGCACAAATGTGTAAATCTCTTGTGATGAAGGGGACTTGTAGAGAGCTTTGTTCATAGAtccttttttgtgttttctcagGATTATATTAGCGATTGCGTTCTCGATGTTGATCGTAGGGACAATGGCAAACTCAAGATCAAGAAAGAATTGTGGGATATCGCACCATCGGGTTCTGTCCATAGGAGGGGTCCTCTGTTTCATTCACGGTCTCTTCGCTGTTGCTTATTACATCTCTGCAACTGCTTCAACACGAGAACAGACAAGCGCCATCCATgcttgaaattttttctttctttaattaaatttaacacaatgttttaatttgacttaatgatatatatatatacctggtTTTCTATACTTTGTCTTTCTCAATGAATCTTCAAGCCGGATTTAGTTTTCTTGTTGACTCTGGGTGCAATGGGAGATAAGGCTGTGGTATGTATCCTTCTAGCCTCAGCTCTTCGAGAAGCAAATTTAGCAACGAATAGATATGTGAAGACTTGGGATGATTTACATCGccagaaacaaacaaatgagTTATTTTGTTGATTTCGATCCAACTATAACCTGGAATTTTCTGAACTCCTTTCTCTTTCATTAAGCTCCGTGCTTTAGTCACTCCACCCCATTCCCGGGCATTAGCATGTGCATTCGAAATCAAAACATAGTAACCAGAATTCCGAGGATCCAAATCCATTAACCTGCTTGAAGCAACTTTAGCAAGGTCGACATTTTTGTTAAGCCGACAGGCTCCAAGTAATGTGCCCCAAACTCCTGCATCTGGAGGAAACGGCATGCTCTCAACAGTTTCATATGCTTCATTTAATCGACCAGCTCGTCCAAACAGATCCACAACGCAAGCGTAATGCTCCTGCTGTGGTTGTATTCCATAATCCTCAGTCATGGATCTGAAGAAGTGGACTCCTTCATCAACATCTCCAACGTGACAACATGAAGATATTATCTCAAGAAATGTGATTTCATCAGGACGAATTCCGCTTTTTGCAACCATTTCACGAAATAAACAGAGGGAATCTTCCAACTTCCCGTGGTTCCCATATGCAGCAATGATGCTATTCCACGAAACaatgttcttttctttcatcCTCTCAAAAACATTCATCGCAGATTTTATATTTCCACACTTAGCATACATATCTATCAATGTACTTTCGCTATATATATCAGAAGCAATTGAATGCTTTATCATGAAACCATGAATAGCTTTCCCATAACACTCGGAAGGTAAGTTTGCACAAGCAGAAAGAGCAGCTGAAATACTAACACAATCAAAACTGATTCCTGAAACTCCCATTTGACGGAATATATCAATAGCCGCACTCGGATCATCACTCTGTGAACAACGTGTGATCATGGAATTCCACGACACAATATCCTTCTTAGAGAGTCTCCCAAATATTTCATAAGCAAGATCCATTCTTCCACACTTAGCATACATGTCGATAACAGCGGATTCAATATTGCACCTGTTATTGAAACCTTTCTTGATAATGAAACCATGGAGTTCCCTCCCGATTTTCAATGCAGCCAAACCACTAATTACCGGTAAAATAGACACCAAAGTTATCTCGTTCGGACTCATTCTTACCTTAACTAGCCACCTAAAAATCTCTAAAGCATCAATATACAAACCATTATGCAAATACCCAGAGATCATTGATGTGTTCACTACAACATCAACAGCGTTACACTGACTGAAAATATTTTGTGCCATAGAAACACCTCTACACTTAAAATAGGCATCGATAAGAGCGCTTGTTAAGAAGATATCCAGCGGTATGCAATGTCTCATGATATAACAATGAATTTGCCTACAATACTCAAGGTTTTCAAACCTCGAAACTGATGGAAGCAAACTAGAAAATGTGATAGCATCAGGTAAGACACCTGAAGATATCATCTCACAGAAAAAAACTAAGCTTTCTTCCATTAGTCCACTCTGAACATATCCAGATATCATGCAATTCCAAGTCACCGTATCAGCACGAGACATCATCCGAAACAACTTAGATGCATCATCAAAACGACCACATTTAGAATACAAAGATAGAAGCGAGTTTTTGATAGAACCTTCAAAATCCAATCCAGAAACAACCACCAGACCATGAAGCTGAAGTCCGAGATCAATCAATGACTTAGAGGCACACACCgataaaacacaatcaaacgtGACAGCATTAGGACTAATCTGATCCATCCTCATTGCACTAAACCCTTTTATAACACTATCCAAAGCTCCCCACTTTGCATACCCATTAAGCATCACATTCCATATAACACAATCTTTCTGAAGAACTCTACCAAACAACTCACCCGCCACATCGATCTTTCCATACTCAAGATAAGCTTTAATCAAAGAACTCGCCACAAACTCATTACAATCCATCCCAAGAGAAGAAACCGTACGGCAAAGAAACTCAATCCCTTTAAAATTCTTCAAAGCAACACAAGCCTTAACAAGACAAGGAAACGTAGATACATCAGGACTAACTCCACAACACAACATCTTGAAGTAAAACGACAAAGCCTGATTCAATAAACCATTTCGAACAAACCTGCTGATAATCGAATTCCATGGTCTGATGCTACTACGCCTTAAATCAAGTCTGTAAAACATTTTACTACAATCTGAAAAGCTACCACACATTGCGTACATCCCTAAGATCCTCTCATTGATATAGCTATCACCGGAGACTCTGTTTACGATTAGAAAGGCGTGAACTTGCTTACCTTGCCGAAGCAGAGTTGGGTTAGAGCAAGCTTGTAAGAGTAATGTAAGTCGACGAGGGAGAGATTCTCCGAGAAATTGAGACGAATTTTTCATTGGAATGGATTTGTACGGACCCATTGCTGGCGCAAAGCGCTTAGCGACTGTGGAGATACTCATAGcctttttttaaaagatagaggcaaagaaaaattagaagaa
The sequence above is a segment of the Camelina sativa cultivar DH55 chromosome 10, Cs, whole genome shotgun sequence genome. Coding sequences within it:
- the LOC104718201 gene encoding pentatricopeptide repeat-containing protein At4g21300 isoform X2, with translation MEFDYQQACVALKNFKGIEFLCRTVSSLGMDCNEFVASSLIKAYLEYGKIDVAGELFGRVLQKDCVIWNVMLNGYAKWGALDSVIKGFSAMRMDQISPNAVTFDCVLSVCASKSLIDLGLQLHGLVVVSGLDFEGSIKNSLLSLYSKCGRFDDASKLFRMMSRADTVTWNCMISGYVQSGLMEESLVFFCEMISSGVLPDAITFSSLLPSVSRFENLEYCRQIHCYIMRHCIPLDIFLTSALIDAYFKCRGVSMAQNIFSQCNAVDVVVNTSMISGYLHNGLYIDALEIFRWLVKVRMSPNEITLVSILPVISGLAALKIGRELHGFIIKKGFNNRCNIESAVIDMYAKCGRMDLAYEIFGRLSKKDIVSWNSMITRCSQSDDPSAAIDIFRQMGVSGISFDCVSISAALSACANLPSECYGKAIHGFMIKHSIASDIYSESTLIDMYAKCGNIKSAMNVFERMKEKNIVSWNSIIAAYGNHGKLEDSLCLFREMVAKSGIRPDEITFLEIISSCCHVGDVDEGVHFFRSMTEDYGIQPQQEHYACVVDLFGRAGRLNEAYETVESMPFPPDAGVWGTLLGACRLNKNVDLAKVASSRLMDLDPRNSGYYVLISNAHANAREWGGVTKARSLMKEKGVQKIPGYSWIEINKITHLFVSGDVNHPKSSHIYSLLNLLLEELRLEGYIPQPYLPLHPESTRKLNPA
- the LOC104718201 gene encoding pentatricopeptide repeat-containing protein At4g21300 isoform X1, encoding MSISTVAKRFAPAMGPYKSIPMKNSSQFLGESLPRRLTLLLQACSNPTLLRQGKQVHAFLIVNRVSGDSYINERILGMYAMCGSFSDCSKMFYRLDLRRSSIRPWNSIISRFVRNGLLNQALSFYFKMLCCGVSPDVSTFPCLVKACVALKNFKGIEFLCRTVSSLGMDCNEFVASSLIKAYLEYGKIDVAGELFGRVLQKDCVIWNVMLNGYAKWGALDSVIKGFSAMRMDQISPNAVTFDCVLSVCASKSLIDLGLQLHGLVVVSGLDFEGSIKNSLLSLYSKCGRFDDASKLFRMMSRADTVTWNCMISGYVQSGLMEESLVFFCEMISSGVLPDAITFSSLLPSVSRFENLEYCRQIHCYIMRHCIPLDIFLTSALIDAYFKCRGVSMAQNIFSQCNAVDVVVNTSMISGYLHNGLYIDALEIFRWLVKVRMSPNEITLVSILPVISGLAALKIGRELHGFIIKKGFNNRCNIESAVIDMYAKCGRMDLAYEIFGRLSKKDIVSWNSMITRCSQSDDPSAAIDIFRQMGVSGISFDCVSISAALSACANLPSECYGKAIHGFMIKHSIASDIYSESTLIDMYAKCGNIKSAMNVFERMKEKNIVSWNSIIAAYGNHGKLEDSLCLFREMVAKSGIRPDEITFLEIISSCCHVGDVDEGVHFFRSMTEDYGIQPQQEHYACVVDLFGRAGRLNEAYETVESMPFPPDAGVWGTLLGACRLNKNVDLAKVASSRLMDLDPRNSGYYVLISNAHANAREWGGVTKARSLMKEKGVQKIPGYSWIEINKITHLFVSGDVNHPKSSHIYSLLNLLLEELRLEGYIPQPYLPLHPESTRKLNPA
- the LOC104718202 gene encoding uncharacterized protein LOC104718202, producing the protein MARNVGFFICILILAMDVSAGILGIEAEIAQNKVKHLKMWIFECRDPSYTAFKYGLAACILLALAHVTANLLGGCLCVVSRQDLEKSSANKQLAVASLIFSWIILAIAFSMLIVGTMANSRSRKNCGISHHRVLSIGGVLCFIHGLFAVAYYISATASTREQTSAIHA
- the LOC104718200 gene encoding protein HEAT-STRESS-ASSOCIATED 32-like gives rise to the protein MFDSSRVRILRKKKKRTEKMAAYYRWKSFEENEDRPEKPRRYGVTEIRGPRYSVLSQNLLQEIFESMGQFVDGLKFSGGSNSLIPKSFIKQAIETAHEHGVYVSTGDWAEHMLRSGGPSAFKDYVEECKQLGFDTIELNANLLEVPEETLLRYVRLIKSGGLRAKPLFAVKFNKSDIPGRNRAFGSYVVPEPRSTEFVEDIDLLIRKAERCLEAGADTIMIDADDVCKYADSLRADIIAKVIGRLGIEKTMFEASDAKLAEWFIKRYGPNVNLYVDHSQIMDLECLRGRHLGKDHQSVLGSSYFLF